From Passer domesticus isolate bPasDom1 chromosome 20, bPasDom1.hap1, whole genome shotgun sequence, one genomic window encodes:
- the LOC135284397 gene encoding uncharacterized protein LOC135284397, whose amino-acid sequence MVSTVHFRWSLGTVMSQPTLQLERPAPSKGHNTTLGRCVDTLCILLLPSPFTLLIPPIPRSFLTAPECQDFIIQPCRMLPFVLREAVPDREEEMEVDTKIDMEEEMEIDGEDPGEEEMDVDEDVEEEMDVDVTEDEEMDVDMEESIENMDID is encoded by the exons atggtctccactgtgcacttcagatggagcctgggaactgtgatgtcacagcccacgctccagctggaacgtccagcgcccagcaaagggcacaacacaacccttggccgctgtgttgacacgctctgcatcttgctcctgccctcgcctttcactcttcttatccccccgataccccgatcattcctgacagctcctgagtgccaggatttcatcatccagccctgcaggatgctcccctttgTCCTGAGggag gctgtcccagacagagaggaggagatggaggtagacaccaagattgatatggaggaggagatggaaatagacggagaagaccctggagaggaagagatggatgtggatgaggATGTTGAAGAAGAGATGGACGTGGACGTGACTGAGGacgaagagatggatgtggatatggaagagtccattgagaacatggatattgattaa